In Candidatus Neomarinimicrobiota bacterium, the following proteins share a genomic window:
- a CDS encoding transposase — protein sequence MKHIRKIIELKELTDLSVREIRNALNLPRSTVSDYLKAWVASDLTIELIQTLNDDQIYTALFGKKPKGSSRPLPDFTKMHTELKKKHVTRSLLWEEYREQHPDGLGYSQFCEHYR from the coding sequence ATGAAACACATCCGCAAAATAATAGAGTTGAAGGAGTTGACTGATCTGTCGGTTCGTGAGATCAGGAATGCTCTAAATCTACCACGATCAACTGTGAGTGATTATCTGAAGGCCTGGGTAGCCAGTGATCTGACAATAGAACTGATCCAGACTCTCAACGATGACCAGATATACACTGCCCTCTTTGGTAAAAAGCCCAAGGGTTCAAGCCGTCCCTTGCCAGACTTTACCAAGATGCATACCGAGCTGAAGAAGAAACATGTAACCCGTTCCCTGTTATGGGAGGAATACCGTGAACAACATCCCGACGGGCTGGGTTACTCCCAGTTCTGTGAGCACTACCG
- a CDS encoding DUF4340 domain-containing protein: MKNNQTLYAAGLLGILALLYYFTQTGEVDTKSIDTDMFLINRDAIVEVELIHQDVSLLITKEATGWTLENYPVDTLRMTRFLELFSELIPDRLITKNPEKHGNYEVTVEGIRFLAKSDDSQELLNLIIGKQGANYQETFVRDMSSDEVYAVKSSLSQYKNMTQKDFWDRSMAKIDGSQINEVAFSGEVDYILKRDGADWMYNGEPVDYKKVTDMLSPLENMNASNFADKIGPDNALYQEISVGFEDGSTLDLAFYLKDAKGALLLVKVSGNDKIFEYSKSGLNRYKKELSALKADPQPEA, encoded by the coding sequence ATGAAAAACAATCAAACCCTCTATGCAGCAGGACTATTAGGAATTCTGGCATTACTCTATTATTTCACTCAAACCGGTGAGGTTGATACTAAATCAATCGATACAGATATGTTTTTAATAAATAGAGATGCTATTGTGGAAGTCGAACTGATACATCAAGATGTCTCCCTACTCATCACAAAAGAAGCGACAGGATGGACGTTGGAGAATTATCCAGTTGATACGCTACGCATGACTCGGTTTTTAGAGCTTTTTTCAGAATTAATCCCCGATCGGTTGATTACCAAGAATCCTGAGAAGCATGGGAATTATGAAGTAACGGTTGAGGGGATACGTTTTCTGGCAAAATCTGATGACTCCCAGGAATTGCTCAATTTGATAATTGGCAAACAGGGGGCCAATTACCAGGAAACCTTCGTTAGAGACATGTCAAGTGATGAAGTTTATGCCGTTAAATCCAGTCTCAGCCAATATAAAAATATGACTCAGAAGGATTTCTGGGATAGAAGTATGGCTAAAATTGATGGTAGCCAGATTAACGAAGTTGCATTCAGCGGAGAGGTAGACTATATCCTCAAGCGCGATGGTGCAGATTGGATGTATAATGGTGAACCGGTAGATTATAAAAAAGTGACAGATATGTTGAGTCCACTGGAAAATATGAATGCCAGCAATTTTGCAGATAAAATTGGACCTGATAACGCCCTTTATCAGGAAATAAGTGTGGGGTTTGAAGATGGATCCACCCTTGATTTGGCTTTTTATCTCAAGGATGCCAAGGGAGCCTTGCTTTTGGTGAAGGTCAGTGGTAATGATAAGATATTTGAATATTCCAAGTCCGGGTTAAATCGTTATAAGAAAGAATTGTCAGCGCTAAAAGCCGATCCACAACCTGAAGCTTAA
- a CDS encoding GldG family protein, whose product MNTKNTWSFTLIIVGVIFILNLFAQQLFIRFDLTENERYSISDVTRDILADIDEPITVKVYFSENFPRQLISVKQYVLDMLNEYRAYAGSSLEYEFIPISGENQELEQEAMSYGVQPVQANITESDEIKVQRIYLGIVFLYGDQKEVIPFAQQIEQLEYDMTGAIKKLSLGSLPKIGWLTGHGEQSLGEEGAARATGEIQKNYELVEINLSSEAQIPQDINTIILAGATADFNDQDLYKLDQFILRGGKLGLFLNKKIIEMQNQYMPVQDNRSNIFFFFEHYGVKFDNQILVDKTNYQVQAMQNLGFLQIPVAMDYPFAPRISNLNQDNPIVNRLSELGFFFVNEVSQVGDTSRVSFTPLMHTSDMTGFAMPDQRTRSINISAGQQIPDYMYREGPKAISAILEGEHASWFGSTRPDSISFPEMHLAESITSTVMVTLGNATFTSQQFMVPTSLTFLLNTVDWLHDRNGLISIRSKNVQPSQLDEMTSGTRQFLKWINILLAPLVIVLFGVIRWYLRNKSKNLAGA is encoded by the coding sequence ATGAATACAAAAAATACCTGGTCCTTTACCCTTATTATTGTTGGTGTTATTTTTATCCTGAACCTGTTTGCCCAACAACTTTTCATTCGATTTGATTTAACAGAAAATGAGCGCTATTCAATCAGTGATGTGACCCGCGATATTCTGGCTGATATTGATGAGCCTATCACCGTTAAGGTCTATTTCTCTGAAAATTTCCCACGTCAGCTCATTTCTGTGAAGCAGTATGTCCTGGATATGCTTAACGAATATCGGGCCTATGCCGGTTCCTCGTTAGAATATGAATTCATTCCAATTTCTGGTGAAAATCAGGAGCTGGAGCAGGAAGCCATGTCCTACGGTGTCCAGCCAGTACAAGCCAATATTACGGAAAGTGATGAAATCAAAGTCCAGAGGATCTATCTTGGTATTGTCTTCTTGTATGGCGATCAGAAAGAAGTCATCCCCTTTGCCCAGCAAATTGAACAGCTTGAGTATGATATGACAGGGGCGATCAAAAAGTTAAGCCTGGGTAGCCTCCCAAAAATTGGCTGGTTAACGGGTCATGGCGAACAATCACTTGGTGAAGAGGGTGCAGCAAGAGCAACTGGAGAAATTCAGAAGAATTATGAATTGGTAGAAATCAATTTGAGTTCTGAGGCTCAAATTCCCCAGGACATTAATACGATCATTCTAGCCGGTGCGACTGCTGATTTTAACGATCAAGATCTCTACAAATTAGATCAGTTTATTCTCAGGGGTGGTAAACTTGGGCTGTTTTTGAATAAGAAAATTATCGAGATGCAGAATCAGTATATGCCTGTCCAGGATAACAGAAGCAATATTTTCTTCTTCTTTGAGCACTACGGCGTGAAATTCGACAATCAAATTCTTGTAGATAAGACGAACTATCAGGTTCAAGCCATGCAAAACCTGGGATTTTTACAGATTCCTGTTGCCATGGATTATCCATTTGCACCCCGCATTTCAAATCTGAACCAGGATAATCCCATTGTCAATCGCCTGAGTGAGCTTGGTTTCTTCTTCGTTAATGAAGTTTCACAGGTGGGGGATACTTCCAGAGTGTCTTTCACACCCCTCATGCACACCTCAGATATGACGGGTTTTGCCATGCCTGATCAGCGAACTCGATCCATCAACATATCTGCAGGTCAGCAAATTCCAGATTATATGTATCGGGAAGGACCCAAGGCAATCTCTGCTATTCTGGAGGGAGAGCACGCTTCCTGGTTTGGCAGCACCAGACCAGATTCCATTTCCTTCCCGGAGATGCACCTGGCTGAGTCCATCACCTCGACTGTAATGGTGACCCTGGGCAATGCTACGTTTACCTCCCAGCAGTTCATGGTGCCTACCAGCTTGACCTTTTTACTAAATACGGTTGACTGGCTGCATGATCGGAATGGTTTGATTTCAATACGATCAAAGAATGTCCAACCCTCACAGTTGGATGAGATGACAAGTGGAACAAGACAGTTCCTTAAGTGGATAAATATCCTGCTGGCACCCCTGGTCATTGTATTGTTTGGGGTGATACGCTGGTATCTACGAAACAAATCGAAAAATCTTGCAGGAGCTTGA
- a CDS encoding ABC transporter permease subunit produces MSEILAIYRKEMKTYFNSPIAFIVISSFLVITNWLFFDYGDYPFFAINIADIRGIFDYGAIVLLFIAPAVSMRLISEEKHQDTLELLVTMPITDMQIIIGKYLSTLVIFAIILGGTLIAPISISFVGDLDSGIVISSYIGFFFLGATYLAMGLAASSFTRNQIIAYIMGIVIIAVFFLMNGMANGSGLIATLFENLSIRFHYQNFFRGVLDTRDLLYFISLIFVSLLVSSTALASRKNK; encoded by the coding sequence ATGTCTGAAATTTTAGCCATCTATAGAAAGGAGATGAAGACATATTTTAATTCACCTATTGCGTTCATCGTCATCTCTTCATTCCTGGTAATCACCAACTGGCTCTTCTTTGACTATGGTGATTATCCATTCTTCGCCATAAACATTGCTGACATCAGGGGCATATTTGATTATGGAGCCATCGTACTGCTATTCATCGCTCCGGCAGTATCCATGCGTCTGATCTCAGAAGAAAAGCACCAGGATACCCTAGAGTTATTGGTAACCATGCCCATTACCGATATGCAGATCATTATCGGGAAGTATCTATCCACACTGGTGATTTTTGCCATTATTCTTGGTGGAACGCTGATTGCACCAATCTCTATCTCTTTTGTCGGCGACCTTGACTCTGGAATTGTGATTAGTAGTTACATCGGATTTTTCTTTCTGGGAGCTACCTATCTGGCCATGGGACTTGCTGCCAGTAGCTTTACTCGTAACCAAATCATAGCCTACATCATGGGGATTGTCATTATCGCCGTGTTTTTCCTCATGAATGGGATGGCCAATGGTTCTGGCCTGATTGCTACCCTTTTTGAAAATCTGAGTATCCGTTTTCATTATCAGAACTTTTTCAGAGGGGTTCTGGATACCAGAGACCTCCTTTATTTCATTTCACTCATTTTCGTGTCCTTGCTGGTGAGTAGTACGGCGCTGGCAAGTCGGAAGAATAAATAG
- a CDS encoding ATP-binding cassette domain-containing protein translates to MIDVQNVTKSYGAFEAVKDVSFTVEQGEILGFLGPNGAGKTTMMKMITCYMPPTSGTISVDGLDVVNESMAVRKKIGYLPESTPLYEEMGVRDYLNFIADVRKVNGADRTRAMDRVISVTGLSKVIHKDIHELSKGYRQRLGFAQAIIHDPEILVLDEPTTGLDPNQIIEIRNLIRELGESKTVIFSTHIMQEVQATSDRVLIIDQGKIAAQGTAEELKASIAGQMHLDMVLRHADKSKFIEVINGIEQIHLEDIKLQKSGDIEVALKVDAGTDLREHLFDLAVSNKWKILESSPSSFTLEDVFRKLTN, encoded by the coding sequence GTGATAGATGTACAAAATGTTACCAAGTCTTATGGAGCATTTGAAGCAGTAAAAGACGTATCCTTCACTGTGGAGCAGGGGGAAATCCTTGGCTTTCTTGGTCCAAATGGTGCTGGAAAGACCACAATGATGAAAATGATCACCTGCTATATGCCTCCAACAAGTGGAACCATCAGCGTAGATGGGCTGGATGTAGTTAATGAGTCCATGGCTGTGAGAAAAAAAATAGGTTATTTACCTGAATCAACACCGCTTTATGAAGAAATGGGTGTTCGGGATTATTTAAATTTTATAGCAGATGTCCGCAAAGTGAATGGTGCTGACCGTACCAGAGCAATGGATCGTGTGATATCAGTAACCGGACTCTCAAAAGTCATCCACAAAGATATCCATGAACTTTCCAAAGGATACCGACAGCGGCTTGGGTTTGCCCAGGCTATCATTCATGATCCTGAAATTCTTGTCCTTGATGAGCCTACAACTGGATTGGACCCCAATCAAATTATTGAGATAAGAAATCTTATCCGCGAGCTTGGGGAAAGCAAGACAGTGATTTTCTCTACGCATATCATGCAGGAGGTCCAGGCAACCAGTGATCGGGTCCTCATCATTGATCAGGGTAAGATTGCCGCTCAAGGTACTGCTGAGGAGCTTAAAGCAAGTATTGCAGGACAGATGCATCTGGATATGGTTCTGCGACATGCAGATAAATCAAAGTTCATTGAAGTTATTAACGGTATTGAACAGATTCACCTGGAGGATATCAAACTCCAGAAAAGTGGAGACATTGAAGTTGCTCTAAAGGTGGATGCCGGGACAGATCTTCGTGAACACCTATTCGATCTTGCCGTGAGCAATAAATGGAAAATACTTGAATCATCTCCATCTTCATTCACACTTGAAGATGTGTTTAGAAAATTGACTAATTAA
- a CDS encoding DUF58 domain-containing protein, translating into MLNRDLLKKVKKIELSTRHLVNEVFGGEYHSVFKGRGMEFAEVREYTPGDDIRTIDWNVSARTGVPFVKLFEEERELTVMILVDASASGAFGTRVQMKRTLAAELSAVLAFSAVKNNDKVGLIIFTDRVEKYIPPRKGRSHVLRVIREVLDHEPEHQGTSINTALEFMSRVIRKRSVTFMISDFLDKDYEKSMKQASRKHDMLSFHLQDPWEIKLPDLGLIQIHDGETGETSLINTGKASFRKTYEDKSKERIAKLQAFFKSSGLDYLAIRTDIPYVDSLISFFRKRAARRR; encoded by the coding sequence TTGTTAAATCGCGATTTACTAAAAAAAGTTAAGAAAATTGAGTTGAGTACACGGCACCTTGTAAATGAGGTGTTTGGTGGCGAGTATCATTCAGTATTTAAAGGCCGCGGCATGGAGTTCGCTGAGGTACGTGAATACACCCCTGGTGACGATATCAGGACCATTGATTGGAATGTTTCAGCCAGAACAGGTGTACCCTTTGTCAAGTTGTTTGAAGAGGAGCGTGAGCTTACCGTTATGATCCTCGTTGATGCATCTGCCTCAGGCGCATTTGGAACCCGTGTCCAGATGAAAAGAACCCTGGCTGCTGAATTGTCTGCCGTGCTGGCTTTTTCAGCCGTAAAAAACAATGATAAAGTGGGACTCATTATCTTTACCGATCGTGTGGAGAAATATATACCTCCCCGCAAGGGTCGTTCACACGTTCTGCGAGTAATTCGCGAAGTTCTTGATCACGAACCGGAGCATCAGGGAACCAGTATTAATACTGCTCTTGAATTTATGAGTCGGGTCATCCGGAAACGGTCGGTAACCTTTATGATATCTGATTTTCTCGATAAAGATTATGAGAAGAGTATGAAGCAAGCGAGTCGCAAACATGACATGCTGTCATTTCATCTCCAAGACCCATGGGAAATTAAGCTGCCCGATCTGGGATTGATTCAGATTCATGACGGTGAAACAGGGGAGACTTCTCTTATCAACACAGGCAAGGCTTCATTTAGAAAGACTTATGAGGATAAATCAAAAGAACGCATTGCTAAATTGCAGGCGTTTTTCAAATCAAGTGGACTTGATTATTTAGCCATTCGCACGGATATCCCCTACGTTGATTCTCTGATTAGCTTTTTTAGAAAGCGAGCGGCCAGAAGACGATGA
- a CDS encoding AAA family ATPase has translation MTFDLTQLNEKIKEKSLFLKTLEAEAAKVVVGQQGMIRRILIGLLSNGHILLEGVPGLAKTLTIKTLAELIDTSFSRIQFTPDLLPADLLGTLIYNQKNGEFNVKKGPLFGNIILADEINRSPAKVQAALLESMQEKQITIGDTTYKLEEPFLVLATQNPIEQEGTYPLPEAQVDRFMLKLKVDYPNDEEEFEIIKRMAHPVPKFDIKPVIKKADILEARDVVDEIYIDDKIIKYIVSLVMATRDPARAGLVDLEALIEYGASPRASINLALAAKANAFINQRGYVTPDDIRAIGMDVLRHRVLVSYEAEAEEVTSEDIIQRIFEVTEVP, from the coding sequence ATGACATTTGATCTAACACAGCTTAATGAGAAAATTAAGGAAAAAAGCCTTTTCCTAAAAACACTTGAGGCAGAAGCTGCCAAAGTGGTTGTAGGGCAGCAGGGGATGATCAGACGCATCCTCATCGGACTACTATCCAACGGTCATATTTTGCTGGAGGGTGTCCCTGGACTGGCAAAGACACTTACCATAAAAACCCTGGCTGAACTCATTGATACCAGCTTTAGCCGAATCCAGTTCACTCCTGATCTTCTACCGGCTGATTTACTGGGTACGCTGATCTACAATCAAAAGAATGGTGAATTCAACGTCAAGAAAGGCCCTCTTTTTGGAAATATTATTTTAGCTGATGAAATCAATAGATCTCCAGCTAAAGTGCAAGCAGCATTGCTTGAATCCATGCAAGAGAAGCAAATCACTATCGGAGATACCACCTATAAACTTGAAGAACCCTTTTTGGTTCTTGCTACTCAGAATCCCATTGAGCAGGAGGGTACGTATCCACTACCTGAAGCTCAGGTAGATCGTTTTATGTTGAAACTCAAAGTTGACTATCCAAATGATGAGGAAGAATTCGAAATCATCAAACGCATGGCACATCCAGTACCAAAATTTGATATCAAACCTGTCATTAAAAAGGCTGATATCCTTGAAGCTCGAGATGTGGTGGATGAAATCTATATTGATGATAAAATAATCAAATATATAGTCTCATTGGTCATGGCTACTCGAGATCCAGCTAGAGCAGGATTGGTTGATCTGGAAGCTCTCATTGAATATGGCGCCTCACCTAGAGCCTCGATAAACCTTGCGCTTGCTGCCAAGGCAAATGCCTTTATCAATCAACGGGGCTACGTCACACCAGATGATATTCGTGCCATTGGTATGGATGTATTAAGGCATAGGGTGCTGGTTTCATATGAGGCGGAAGCTGAGGAAGTCACCAGTGAGGATATTATTCAACGGATTTTCGAAGTCACTGAAGTTCCGTGA
- a CDS encoding tetratricopeptide repeat protein codes for MKKIVTLGIIILSMLVISCGKSYDEYLTQGSELQNSKEYEASLESYENAINKAETAEQRIAAKIKAGNLSAKHLKDLDKADEFYMATLADVNDYSAADLRDLAKQALAVQANKSAVKMYMLWLDKFSDAPDVVKVKYEFAEVYHKNVLDLKKAIGVYEEIVEQFPESEQAPKALFSIGYIYANELGENDAATKYYSKFIETYPNHEMAPSVEFELKYLGKSLEEIPELQHLLSKTS; via the coding sequence ATGAAAAAAATAGTTACTCTGGGAATTATCATCTTGAGCATGCTCGTTATCTCGTGCGGAAAATCGTATGATGAATATCTTACACAAGGAAGTGAATTACAAAACTCAAAAGAATATGAAGCCTCCCTGGAATCCTATGAAAACGCTATCAACAAAGCTGAAACAGCTGAACAAAGAATTGCCGCCAAAATTAAAGCGGGAAATTTATCAGCTAAACATTTGAAAGATCTTGACAAAGCTGATGAGTTCTACATGGCCACTCTAGCAGACGTCAATGATTATTCAGCAGCTGATTTACGCGACCTGGCGAAACAAGCCCTGGCGGTTCAAGCCAATAAATCTGCAGTAAAAATGTATATGCTCTGGCTGGATAAATTTTCTGATGCTCCTGATGTTGTGAAGGTTAAATACGAATTTGCTGAAGTATACCACAAAAACGTACTCGATCTTAAAAAGGCAATTGGTGTGTACGAAGAAATCGTCGAGCAATTTCCTGAATCAGAGCAGGCACCCAAGGCCTTATTCTCCATTGGATATATTTATGCCAATGAACTTGGAGAAAATGACGCCGCTACAAAATATTACTCTAAATTTATTGAGACATATCCCAACCATGAAATGGCACCATCAGTCGAATTTGAATTAAAATATCTGGGCAAGTCACTGGAAGAAATTCCTGAATTGCAGCATTTACTTAGCAAGACATCTTAA
- a CDS encoding BamA/TamA family outer membrane protein — MLEAPEIVDIQIIGNKNLTSKDLLKQIHLKEKRLVSKGSFYNQHHLAREIEKLEDYYTRHGFLDAKITDSLSQGEETISIILKVEEGKQYYLRDVTLSGNNVFSEQDYLEIIEFQAGSSFNTFKIRENLIEMLTLYQNSGYPLINIKDSVVVGDSVSLFIRVKEGPKLNIGKINIKEVNQIPKQIISRELIVNSGEVFNLANIEESKRRLYETRLFNSVNISLGRVHLDSSSIDIDVEVIAAKFRAFDMNMGVKQGIPEESEKSGTELSIGLSGSWYHNNLFEKSRRVRIQTKISSIYPSIFIPQRFNFDFFYVEPWLSKYRIPLTINPFFWYVDIVNTDLANFNNLAYGLRAVLTYRWFRTIKIQSLAEWSRSKSSGDPTQVEDLYQEARKIGLKFTWDRRDNYFYPHHGFKFVIEPEMVGYLLGGENKYIQMQSSFSSFWNLFGDVVFAHNMNMAVAFKQYPETIIPYASRFFLGGNSSIRGFEQRLLGPTAEDGKPLGGNLRLYTNFELRFPIYNILGGSLFLDMGNLWADMEEVAMSDLEMAIGAGITIDTPIGPARIDYGIPLGSQHANKPGQTHIAIAYAF; from the coding sequence GTGCTAGAAGCTCCAGAAATTGTTGACATTCAAATTATCGGTAACAAGAATCTCACCAGCAAGGATCTACTCAAACAAATCCACCTCAAAGAAAAACGACTGGTAAGTAAGGGAAGTTTTTATAACCAGCATCATCTTGCCAGAGAAATCGAAAAATTGGAAGACTATTATACACGTCATGGATTTCTAGATGCGAAAATTACTGATTCTCTTTCCCAGGGTGAAGAAACCATTAGCATCATCCTGAAGGTTGAAGAGGGAAAGCAGTACTATCTCCGAGATGTGACCTTATCAGGAAACAATGTATTTAGTGAACAGGACTATCTGGAAATAATTGAATTTCAGGCAGGTTCCAGCTTTAATACCTTTAAAATCCGCGAGAATCTTATTGAAATGCTCACGCTCTACCAAAACAGTGGATATCCACTTATAAATATTAAGGATAGCGTTGTTGTTGGTGACTCTGTAAGCCTTTTCATCAGAGTCAAAGAGGGCCCCAAACTGAATATTGGCAAAATCAACATTAAAGAAGTAAATCAAATTCCAAAACAAATCATCTCCAGGGAATTGATTGTGAATTCGGGTGAGGTTTTTAATCTTGCTAATATTGAAGAGTCAAAACGTCGTCTCTATGAGACTCGGCTTTTCAATAGTGTGAATATATCATTGGGGAGAGTTCATCTGGATTCATCATCCATCGATATTGACGTTGAAGTCATTGCAGCAAAGTTTCGAGCTTTCGATATGAATATGGGGGTCAAGCAGGGTATACCTGAGGAATCAGAGAAGTCCGGCACTGAACTGAGTATTGGACTATCAGGGAGTTGGTATCATAATAACTTATTTGAAAAGAGCAGACGGGTTCGAATTCAAACCAAAATCAGCTCGATCTACCCTTCTATATTCATACCTCAACGCTTTAACTTTGATTTCTTTTATGTTGAACCCTGGTTATCAAAGTACCGAATTCCGCTTACCATAAACCCCTTTTTCTGGTATGTTGATATTGTGAATACAGATCTAGCCAATTTTAACAACCTGGCTTATGGATTACGGGCCGTCCTGACATATCGTTGGTTCAGAACGATTAAGATTCAGTCTCTTGCAGAATGGAGTCGCTCAAAAAGCAGTGGTGATCCCACCCAAGTCGAGGATTTATATCAGGAAGCTCGTAAAATTGGATTAAAGTTCACCTGGGACAGACGGGACAATTATTTCTATCCCCATCATGGGTTTAAGTTTGTTATTGAACCTGAGATGGTAGGATATCTTTTGGGCGGCGAAAATAAATACATTCAAATGCAGTCTTCATTCAGTTCATTCTGGAACTTGTTTGGGGATGTAGTATTTGCTCACAATATGAATATGGCTGTGGCTTTTAAACAATACCCAGAAACTATCATCCCCTATGCAAGCCGATTTTTTCTGGGTGGTAACTCCAGTATTAGAGGATTTGAACAGCGACTGCTCGGGCCAACAGCAGAAGACGGCAAACCATTGGGTGGTAATCTACGACTTTACACAAATTTTGAACTCCGTTTTCCCATTTATAACATACTGGGAGGAAGTCTTTTCCTGGATATGGGAAACCTTTGGGCGGATATGGAGGAGGTAGCTATGTCTGATCTGGAAATGGCAATAGGTGCCGGTATCACAATTGATACACCCATAGGGCCAGCTAGAATAGATTATGGAATACCACTGGGGTCGCAACATGCGAATAAACCGGGACAAACTCACATTGCAATAGCATACGCCTTTTAA